From a region of the Suncus etruscus isolate mSunEtr1 chromosome 11, mSunEtr1.pri.cur, whole genome shotgun sequence genome:
- the KLHL25 gene encoding kelch-like protein 25, with protein sequence MSVSVHETRKSRSSTGALNVTLFHKASHPACVLAQLDTLRQHHMFTDVTLWAGERAFPCHRVVLAASSRYFEAMFSHGLRESRDEAVHFRDSLHPEVLELLLDFAYSARVAIHEENAESLLEAADMLQFPEVRDAAAEFLEKQLAPPNCLAMLLLADAHQCRRLREASWHMCLSHFEAVRHSEAFASLSEDTLRALVSSDELETEDERAVFEAILQWVRHDREARQAHLPELLRSVRLALLPADCLRDAVAREAPLLADAAAQLLIAEALRCKSRILQHGGVVSSPCARPRKAGHTLLILGGQTFMCDKIYQVDQRAKEIVPKADLPSPRKEFSASAIGCRVYVTGGRGSENGVSKDVWVYDTVREEWSKAAPMLIARFGHGSAELDNCLYVVGGHTSLAGVFPASPSVSLKQVERYDPAANKWAMVAPLRDGVSNAAVVSARLKLFVFGGTSIHRDLVSRVQCYDPSENRWAIRAECPQPWRYTAAAVLGSQIFILGGDTEFTAAAAYRFDCDTDQWTRVGDMTAKRMSCHALASGNKLYVVGGYFGTQRCKTLDCYDPMSDTWHCVTTVPYSLIPTAFVSTWRHLPT encoded by the coding sequence ATGTCAGTGAGCGTCCATGAGACTCGCAAGTCCCGAAGCAGCACAGGTGCCCTAAACGTCACCCTGTTCCACAAGGCCTCGCACCCCGCCTGCGTGCTAGCCCAACTCGACACGCTGCGGCAGCACCACATGTTCACCGACGTGACACTCTGGGCTGGTGAACGTGCTTTCCCATGCCACCGTGTCGTGCTGGCTGCCTCCAGCCGCTACTTCGAGGCCATGTTCAGTCATGGGCTGCGTGAGAGCCGTGACGAGGCCGTGCACTTCCGAGACAGCCTGCACCCCGAGGTGCTTGAGCTGCTACTGGACTTCGCCTACTCAGCACGCGTGGCCATCCACGAGGAAAACGCCGAGTCATTGCTGGAGGCAGCCGACATGCTGCAGTTCCCCGAAGTGCGCGATGCAGCTGCCGAGTTCCTAGAGAAGCAGCTGGCGCCACCCAACTGCCTGGCTATGCTGTTACTGGCCGACGCACACCAGTGTCGCCGGCTCCGGGAGGCTTCCTGGCACATGTGCCTGAGTCACTTCGAGGCGGTGCGACACAGCGAGGCCTTTGCCAGCCTCTCCGAGGACACACTGCGGGCCCTGGTGTCTAGCGACGAGCTGGAGACGGAGGATGAGAGGGCCGTCTTCGAGGCCATCCTGCAGTGGGTGCGGCACGACCGTGAGGCCCGCCAGGCTCACCTACCCGAGCTACTGCGCAGCGTGCGGCTGGCCCTGCTGCCCGCCGACTGCCTGCGGGATGCTGTGGCCCGGGAGGCCCCGCTGCTGGCTGATGCAGCTGCCCAGCTGCTCATTGCTGAGGCACTGCGCTGCAAGAGCCGCATCCTGCAGCATGGCGGCGTGGTCAGCAGCCCCTGTGCCCGGCCCCGCAAAGCTGGCCATACGCTGCTCATCCTGGGAGGCCAGACCTTCATGTGCGACAAGATCTACCAGGTGGACCAGCGGGCCAAGGAGATTGTGCCCAAGGCCGACTTGCCCAGCCCCCGCAAGGAGTTCAGTGCCTCTGCCATCGGCTGCCGCGTATATGTGACAGGTGGCCGAGGCTCCGAGAATGGCGTCTCCAAGGATGTGTGGGTGTATGACACAGTGCGTGAGGAGTGGTCCAAGGCGGCGCCCATGCTCATCGCCCGTTTTGGTCATGGTTCAGCTGAGCTGGACAACTGCCTGTACGTGGTTGGGGGCCACACGTCACTGGCTGGAGTCTTCCCCGCCTCCCCATCAGTGTCCCTGAAGCAGGTGGAACGCTATGACCCGGCAGCCAACAAGTGGGCCATGGTGGCACCGCTGCGCGATGGTGTCAGCAACGCAGCCGTGGTGAGCGCCCGGCTCAAGCTCTTTGTCTTTGGGGGCACCAGCATCCACCGCGACCTAGTGTCCAGGGTCCAGTGCTATGACCCCAGTGAGAACCGCTGGGCCATCCGTGCCGAGTGCCCGCAGCCCTGGCGCTACACAGCTGCTGCAGTGCTGGGCAGCCAGATCTTCATCCTGGGTGGTGACACCGAGTTCACAGCCGCCGCTGCCTACCGCTTCGACTGCGATACAGACCAGTGGACGCGCGTCGGGGACATGACGGCCAAGCGCATGTCCTGCCACGCCCTGGCCTCAGGCAACAAGCTCTATGTGGTGGGCGGCTACTTTGGGACCCAGCGCTGCAAGACTCTGGACTGCTACGACCCCATGTCAGACACATGGCACTGTGTCACCACCGTGCCCTACTCACTCATCCCTACAGCCTTCGTCAGCACCTGGCGCCACCTGCCCACTTGA